One window of Amaranthus tricolor cultivar Red isolate AtriRed21 chromosome 11, ASM2621246v1, whole genome shotgun sequence genomic DNA carries:
- the LOC130827529 gene encoding protein LURP-one-related 11-like, whose product MSKIHPQHLSTPSQTQLVCDQPSICYGHPLSISSSTLSSSSIQGEIFTIWMKSLILGGKGCTVFDSKGQVVYRVDNYSSKCCDQVYLMDSHGHVLLTILRKKFRLLASWKGYKDEKKKGASWWFQVKKSWKFPKMPLECEVVVNLYHDRKSPAFKIEKGKSDLTSCKIVDRLGGLIAEVTRKQSFGGVVLGNDVLTLVIEPNIDPSLIMGVMVAYNLINSKM is encoded by the exons atgtccAAAATTCATCCTCAACATTTATCAACACCATCACAAACACAATTAGTTTGTGATCAGCCCTCAATTTGTTATGGTCATCCTCTTTCTATATCCTCCTCGACCTTGTCCTCGTCCTCTATACAAGGAGAGATCTTCACCATTTGGATGAAATCTCTCATTCTAGGAGGTAAAGGTTGTACCGTTTTCGACTCGAAAGGTCAAGTTGTTTATAGGGTTGATAATTATTCTTCTAAATGTTGTGATCAAGTTTACCTCATGGATTCTCATGGCCATGTCCTCCTTACAATCCTTAGAAAG AAGTTTAGATTGTTAGCAAGTTGGAAAGGGTATAAAGATGAGAAGAAGAAGGGAGCTTCATGGTGGTTTCAAGTAAAAAAAAGTTGGAAATTTCCCAAAATGCCCTTAGAATGTGAGGTTGTAGTGAATTTATACCATGATAGAAAATCACCAGCTTTCAAGATTGAGAAGGGAAAATCTGATTTAACATCTTGTAAGATTGTAGATAGATTGGGAGGCCTCATTGCAGAG GTGACAAGAAAGCAGTCATTCGGAGGGGTAGTTTTGGGAAATGATGTGCTTACATTAGTGATTGAGCCTAATATTGATCCCTCATTAATTATGGGAGTTATGGTTGCATATAATCTCATTAATAGTAAAatgtga
- the LOC130827377 gene encoding uncharacterized protein LOC130827377, translating to MGSNKLEKKVKKIKKRTREPIDYDDKFTIAETNEDDVAEAGKKAHKSKKACKRKDNDSSMLPSVVVNDADNSIEGEKRKSKKAHKKKDGHSTNNKGHLKKEVQEVAYDSLGEKIKSKKAHKKITHSKNNKSKLVKGVQEATMPNVYEISLGEEDDSKGMKKWIKEFHERRPGLKVLQEKVDDFITAHEEQEEQLRKEREAKLSEEGWTVVVHRKGGKRTTDPESGVAVGSVAEASVRDKIAKKKNKDFGLDFYRFQRKEAHRSELMKLQNKFEEDKKRIQQLRAARKFKPY from the coding sequence ATGGGAAGCAACAAACttgaaaagaaggtaaagaagATCAAAAAACGCACTCGGGAGCCAATTGATTATGATGACAAGTTTACTATTGCCGAGACAAATGAGGATGATGTAGCTGAAGCAGGTAAGAAAGCTCACAAGTCAAAGAAAGCTTGTAAGAGAAAAGACAATGATTCATCAATGTTACCAAGTGTAGTGGTGAACGATGCAGATAATTCTATTGAAGGAGAAAAAAGAAAGTCTAAGAAGGCTCATAAGAAAAAAGATGGCCACTCAACAAATAATAAAGGCCATTTGAAGAAGGAGGTCCAGGAAGTTGCATACGATTCTTtaggagaaaaaataaaatctaagaAGGCTCATAAAAAGATTACCCattcaaaaaacaacaaaagCAAGTTGGTGAAGGGGGTACAAGAAGCTACAATGCCTAATGTATATGAAATCTCGTTAGGAGAGGAAGATGACTCCAAAGGGATGAAAAAATGGATTAAGGAATTCCACGAAAGGAGACCTGGACTGAAGGTTTTGCAAGAAAAGGTTGACGATTTTATAACTGCACATGAAGAGCAAGAAGaacaattaagaaaagaaagagaagcCAAACTTAGTGAAGAGGGATGGACTGTTGTTGTACATCGCAAAGGTGGGAAAAGGACTACTGATCCTGAAAGTGGTGTTGCTGTTGGGTCTGTAGCTGAGGCTTCTGTACGTGACAAAATTGCcaagaaaaagaacaaggattttGGACTAGATTTCTACCGATTTCAGAGGAAAGAGGCACACAGGAGTGAGCTTATGAAGCTGCAAAACAAATTTGAGGAGGACAAAAAGCGGATTCAGCAACTACGAGCTGCTAGGAAGTTTAAACCTTACTGA